From one Humulus lupulus chromosome 8, drHumLupu1.1, whole genome shotgun sequence genomic stretch:
- the LOC133798388 gene encoding AT-hook motif nuclear-localized protein 15-like, with translation MTNRWWAGNVAMRGVDSMSSPPSLQLRNTDDDANKLGPRREQEFIHDNNLSITTTPTKNISPQKQSHHQNLEDDDSGDDPNSAGHESFEPSGSGGGGSSNRRPRGRPPGSKNKPKPPVVITKESPNALRSHVLEISSGSDIVESIATFAQRRHRGVSVLSGSGIVTNVTLRQPAAPGGVITLHGRFEILSLSGAFLPSPSPPGASGLTVYLAGGQGQVVGGTVTGALVASGPVIVIGATFMNATFERLPLEQEEEAVPAGGEGTQQVEQQQQPAVNPGSSSGNPSPTQAMSHDHHQQPSVPMFNLPPNLMPNNGQVPHDMFWGPPPRPPPSY, from the coding sequence ATGACGAATCGATGGTGGGCAGGTAATGTGGCCATGAGAGGAGTAGATTCCATGTCTTCACCTCCATCGCTTCAGCTGAGAAACACAGATGATGATGCCAACAAACTCGGTCCGAGAAGAGAGCAAGAGTTCATACACGACAACAACCTTTCCATCACGACGACTCCAACCAAGAACATCAGCCCCCAAAAGCAGAGTCACCATCAAAACCTTGAAGATGACGACAGCGGTGACGACCCCAACTCAGCCGGTCACGAAAGCTTCGAGCCAAGCGGAAGTGGAGGAGGAGGAAGCAGCAACCGCAGGCCACGTGGCAGGCCGCCAGGTTCCAAGAACAAACCCAAGCCTCCTGTAGTGATTACCAAGGAGAGCCCCAACGCTCTCAGAAGCCACGTTTTGGAAATCAGTAGCGGAAGTGACATCGTTGAGAGCATAGCCACTTTTGCTCAGAGGAGGCACCGTGGGGTTTCGGTCTTGAGTGGTAGCGGCATTGTCACTAACGTCACGCTCCGGCAGCCCGCTGCTCCAGGTGGCGTCATCACGCTTCATGGGAGGTTCGAGATTCTATCGCTATCTGGGGCGTTCCTGCCTAGCCCTTCTCCTCCTGGGGCAAGTGGTTTGACGGTTTATTTGGCTGGCGGGCAGGGGCAGGTGGTTGGTGGTACCGTGACTGGAGCGTTGGTGGCGTCGGGGCCAGTGATTGTCATCGGTGCAACGTTTATGAATGCGACATTTGAGCGGTTGCCTCTCGAGCAGGAGGAGGAGGCCGTCCCAGCAGGCGGAGAGGGGACTCAGCAAGTGGAGCAGCAGCAGCAACCAGCAGTGAATCCAGGAAGTAGCAGTGGTAATCCTAGTCCTACTCAGGCCATGAGTCATGATCATCATCAACAACCTTCGGTTCCAATGTTCAATTTGCCACCAAATTTGATGCCTAATAATGGTCAGGTGCCTCATGACATGTTTTGGGGACCTCCGCCTCGGCCACCTCCCTCTTACTAA